A stretch of DNA from Carettochelys insculpta isolate YL-2023 chromosome 7, ASM3395843v1, whole genome shotgun sequence:
ccgtcgacgttcaacgttgaagtagcgatggggaatgtcaaaaggagccgcctcAGAAGaaaacgtggagcgtccacacacacaagtgctccccatcgaaataggGGGCCAGGAATGCCCGTGGACCAGGTCAcaagctggactagcccttccgggtcaacagcaaaccactcctttaaagggcccctcccagatacacccagcctgcacagcatgaggtccacagagtactgtccacactctcacagaccaagtcacagcagctatggacccccagcagcagcagcagcagcagcagcagcagcaggaggaggccctccaggtagtcatccagggggcaagcgccctgctaggtgctgcccaggaggctgcccagtggttcctgcctgaggagccctccctgggggcagatagGGACGCCCCGACCACCAGcctcccctcttccttccctgccggctgctccccccgcctatggagctaccccaccagctctgagtggtgggagcagcgggtcatgtgggagtgggatggcgaccagtggctgcagaacttccgcatgcaccggcagaccttcctggagctctgccagtggctcacccccacaatGAGGCACCTGGACACACGGATGCGGCGCGCTctccctgtcgagaggagggtcgcaatagccatctggaagctggccgctccagacagcttccgctccatgggacaccagtttggagtggaaaaGGTCACAGtcggggccgtcatcatggaggtaaggaggcctgggcatgcacccactgaggggcggggtggctgggtgtggggcaggggagggaggggtactggggaaagaggagctgggcagggggtacCCGGGGAAGTGCCCAGGAGGGAGGCCtggtggggagggccctggggcaccctgcagacCCTCATGGGTACCTGCAtttcctccccacaggtggtctgtgcactcaaTGCCGTGCGGCTCCAGAGGGttatccgactcggggacctggacgcagtcaTCAccggattcgccgccatggggttcccaaactgtttcgaggccctggacaggacccacatccccatctgtgccccggaccacagtggaggaagatacataaactgcagaggctaccactccatggtcctgtaGGTCaaggtggacagtcggggccgcttctaggacatgtacgtgggctggcccagctgcacacacaactcctgtgtttttaggaactcaggcctgtgccgccggctggaggcggggacctacatccctcagagggagatccctctgggggacaccactgtgcccctctgccttgtggcagatgcggcctaccccctccagccctggctcatgcgcccatacaccagccacctcaatgccagccaggagtggttcaacgcccgcctgaaccatgcccgccagatggtggagaggacctttggccgcctgaagggctgctggcggtgcttccttgcccgcctggatgttggcctccagaacatcccccaggttgtgggcgcatgctgcatgctccacaatgttgtcaagagcaagggggaggccttcatccggGGTGGGCGGTGGACGCTGggacgggcttcccccagccggctgctgcatccagctgccaggcccaccacgaggGGTTAAGTGTCCGGAAGgctctgcgggcccatttcaattAGAAAGACCCCTAAGCACcttcctggccttccctggaggaccccccacacacaacgcccgcacaccgcccccaacacccgcacagcACCCCCCCAAAAAGCAcgcatctcaggttctttggaaaataaaactgtggtttTTGGAAAACTGCTAACTGtcttatgttcacaacaaaaactacaaccaatatacaaaggaggacaactatatacaagcgggacaactatatacaaatgggggcccggCAGATGGCTCGGCCAtctgcccatcagtctggggtgggtgtagaggggcgtgacccctGGCGGGTACAGCTCACAACGCCCCCCCCTTGTCCGCGGTCCCTggtgtggccggctgggggctgggaggaccagtaAGTATGACTGGAATGCCTCCACCAgacggtcttcagccccagtgggctccagtcttggGGGGCTGGTAGGCagcatggcaggtggggcagcaggcggtgagacaggtggggtggcaggcgatgaggcagggggggcagcaggaggcacaGTGAGGAGGGCAGTCCGGGGGtagcggggggcaggagccgggcaacGGCCTCCTGGATTGACTCAGCTATGTCTTGGAACACCACCATGCAATCCTCCCATACCGCCCAGTGCTgagtggactcctcccagtcaaagcggagtctctcctcagccacatctgtctgccgccagagagccaccaggagctgggggtccacgggggccatccccagggtccggcGGTGGCGGGAGAGTCTCACTGGCCTTTGGGGTGTCTCCaggcgctggcggtggctgacctccagcgggcaGTCGGGGACAATGGAGGGTgcatggctgcctggggcatcggatggtgcagctgcagagaaggggagagggagggaatggctgttagtactgtgccctggcctgtggcctgttcccccccaccccgttttgggtgctgggtctctgtccccgttggtgggtgtgatgtccctgttgggtgtccccattgcatggtccccccctcccctggggttaggtcacagtgctgtccatgggtgcaggtgctgatgactgtgccaccatcctgggaccatgctgtggctgggcggttgtgggtcggggtccgctgggggtatgtgaggctcccggtcttgtctggtgcccccgccctgtggcccggggatgtgtgccctgtggggtacgtacctgaccatccattggtGTGGTtgggggaaccccggtgggcggacgcccggctggtgctctgggaagggaggtctatgaggagtgCCCCCCcgcctcgctgctggacccctcctccgccgtCCTGAGcggggctcctcaggtgggccccggggtgcggggctggcctctggggcggactccggctccgaggcctgctggggctcatccgctg
This window harbors:
- the LOC142015995 gene encoding uncharacterized protein LOC142015995; translation: MDPQQQQQQQQQQQEEALQVVIQGASALLGAAQEAAQWFLPEEPSLGADRDAPTTSLPSSFPAGCSPRLWSYPTSSEWWEQRVMWEWDGDQWLQNFRMHRQTFLELCQWLTPTMRHLDTRMRRALPVERRVAIAIWKLAAPDSFRSMGHQFGVEKVTVGAVIMEVVCALNAVRLQRVIRLGDLDAVITGFAAMGFPNCFEALDRTHIPICAPDHSGGRYINCRGYHSMVL